TTTGCCCGGAAATTGTACCTCCAGCAATTGCAAAAAACCATCCTTGACCGCAATTTTTAAATGGTTTTTGGAGACCACGAAGGCTCCCACCTTATGTTGATGTTGTTCGTACTCCTTCCCCACGGCAAAAATCTTAAGGGTGGTGCTTTCATCCCCATTGCTGAAATCTGTCCACGCCGCGGGGTAAGGGCTCAAACCCCGAATAAAATTAAAGAGCCGGTCCAACGGTAACGACCAATCTATCTTACAGTCTTCCTTAAAAATTTTAGGGGCCTGTTTTAGGTTTTTTGATTGCGGCTGTTTTTTGGTCCGCACGGCACCGCTCTCAATGGCACCAACGGTTTCCAAAATGAGGTCCGCCCCCAAATGCATTAACCTATCGTGCAAGGAGCCGGCATCTTCCCCTGGGTCTATTTTGGTTTTCTTTTGCTGGATGATTTCCCCGGTATCGATTTTCTCATCAATAAAAAATGTGGTGACTCCGGTTTCCCGTTCCCCATTGATGATGGCCCAATTAATAGGGGCAGCACCCCTATATTGCGGCAATAGGGAAGCATGGAGGTTAAAGGTACCGAACTCAGGAAGTTCCCAGACTACCTTTGGAAGCATCCTAAAGGCGACCACAATTTGTAAATTGGGTTTAAGGGCCTTGAGCTCCTCCAAAAAGGACGCGTCTTTTAAGTTGGTAGGCTGTAAGACCTTAAGCCCCATTTGAACGGCATAACGTTTAACGGCGGATTCATTGAGTTTTCTACCCCTTCCCGCAGGTTTATCGGGAGCGGTAATGACCCCAACAACGGTATACCCCGTTTCTACCAATCGGGAAAGTCCCTGAACCGCGAAATCAGGGGTTCCCATAAAAACAATACGCAACATTCCCTTTTCCTTATTGGATGCCATAGGTGTTATTTGTTTTAAGGACCAACGCTTCGTCTTCCAATAGTTCTTTTAGTGCATTGAGCACATCAATCTCCCTAAAAGCGGTACTGGCAACCAGTTCACGGGAGGTTTTGTCACCCCCATTTAAAATCCCCATAATTGCGGCCTTAATATCGGAACCATTACGTCCATGTTGTCCATTCGTTGTGCAAACATCGCATTTTCCGCAGGGTTCGACCATTTTTTCATCAAAATAGTCCAATAAAAATCCAAGCCTACATCTTTTTTTGTTTCTCGAATAGGCAATCATGGATTGCAGTTTCATCCGTTTTGTCCTATTCAGTTTTTCAATGTTTGCGGCAATCGTATTTATGGTGGCATCGTCCTCCCTTGGCCTTAAGAAAACAATTTTTAGGTCTTGTTGCGAAAACACAAAAGTGGCCAAGCCATCCTGATTTATTTTTTCCAAGGTATGCAGTACAAACTTTACACTTTCCTGGGCTTTGGTGGCAAGCAATGATAGGTTTATCTTGGTTTCAAACTCAAATACCCCACCATAGGTCCGGAGTAACACCTGTACGATATGGCCCATTTTTCCATGTTGTTCCATCCAATGGAACAATTCCCTTTTATGTGCGGTAAACTGGATTGATGTTGTGTTTTGCGAGGTTTCAGAAACCGAGATGATACCATTTTGGTCCAAAAGTTTAATTGCGGTGTAGGTTTTCCGGGTATGAAGTCCATAGTGATTGCAGAATTCATTGAAATTTAAACCGAAACTTTCACCAGAGCCCTCGCCATAGGCAATTTGAAAGTTGGAATTCAACTTCTTATATACTTTTTTCACAAAGGCCACATTGGGTATGGAATCCTGAAATTGTTTTTTGGATCTTTCAATATCGTTTTCATTTAACAAGAGGATTGCTTTTGCCGGTTTTCCGTCCCGGCCTGCCCTGCCGGCTTCCTGGTAATAATTCTCAATACTGTCCGGGAGTTGATAGTGGATAACGGTGCCCACGTCCGGTTTGTCCACTCCCATGCCAAAAGCATTGGTAGCTACCATAATACGCACTTTGTCGGTCAGCCAGGCTTCCAATCTTTCCTTTTTCCCAAAATCGGAAAGACCACCATGGAAATAGGTTGCCACTCCATTTTTTTCATTCAATGTTTTCGAGAGAAGCACGGAATCCCTTCGGGTGCGCACGTACACTATGGCACTTCGACCATCGTTCTTTAGGGCTTGTTTTAGGGCATAGCCTTTGTCTTCCCTATTTTCGATTCGAAATTCAATATTTTTTCGTTCAAAGGAATCCCTAAATACTTTGGCGCTTTGCATTTGGAGGTTGTCCACAATATCATCCGCTACCTTTTTTGTGGCGGTTGCCGTAAGTGCTATCATCGGAATATTGGGATGGAGTTCCCTAAGAATGGAGCACTTTCGATACGCAGGTCTAAAATCATGCCCCCATTCGGAAATGCAGTGTGCCTCGTCAATAGCAATGAAATTCACCGGCATTTGCTGAATCCTTTCCCTGACCAAGGACTGATGTAAACGCTCAGGGGAGAGGTATAGGAATTTATAATTCCCATGTATGCAATTGTCCAAAAGCGCATCCATTTCACGTTGGGGGATACTCCCGGTCAGCCCAATGGTTTTAATACCTTTTTGTTTGAGTACCTGGATCTGGTTTTCAATCAAGGCGATTAAAGGGGAAACCACGATGCATATTCCTTCCCTGACCAAGGCGGGGACTTGAAAGCATATGGATTTTCCACTGCCCGTGGGCATCAGGACCAGCGCATCCTTACCTTGAAGTAAAGATCTGATGATCTCCTGTTGTGAACCCCTGAAGTTTTCATGGCCCCAAAACTTTTGTAAGATATGTTCGGGCGATCCTTTCACTTGGGGAGTGTATCTAAAATAAATGAGGTGCGTTCCCTTATCGAAGCTTTTGGGACAATAATGGGGGAGTAACCAAACCGAATGTAGGTCTCCATTAAGTGATGGTGAAGCTTTTCTGCTTCTTCAAAGCTCTCCAGGCGTTCATTGTCCGAAACATAAATCGCTTTCCAAGGAGGAAGGACAAAAATGGCATCGTATCTTTTTTGCCGACTTAAACCTTCAAAATCAGAAGGGTATTTTTGGCCAAAAAAGTCCATATAGGCCAGGACATCGGGAATACCCCTATCAAAAAAGCACATGGTTTCCCTACGGCCAAGGGATTCATTAAAGTGTTTTTCCCTTCCATATAAAAGGGTTTTGTTGAATTCCATGGGGTCATTCACAAATACCAGGGGGTTGGAAACCATTTTATTTTTGGTTTCCGTTTGCTTTGCCTTAGCGGTCATGTCCCTTATGATTTCATGGTAACAATGAAATCCCAGTTTTTCAAGTTCTTGGACCACAACGGTTTTTCCAGTCCCGGGGGCTCCGGTAATAACAATTCTTTTCACCTTCATTTTGAATGGAATTCGGGAACAAATTAATCAATTGCTTTCCAATAAAAAATTGTTGTTTACCCGCTATATTTGCAAAAATCGATTTATGGAAGGGAACAATTCAGATGAGTTTTATACCCGCCTAAGGGAACAACTTTGGGAAAATACCAAATGGCCTGCGAACTACTTGTACAAGTTCATTGTGCCCACGGATAAGAAGAAGATTGAACAGATACATTCCATTTTTGACAATACCGGAGCTGTGATCGAGTCCAAGAAATCCAAAAAGGGGACCTACACCAGTATTTCCGTGACGGTACATCTAAAAAACCCGGATGAGGTCATCAAAAAATACAAAGAGGTTTCCATAATTGAAGGGGTCATTTCCCTATAGTGTGCGAAAGCGGCATAATTTTATTACTTTGCAACATATTTACTTCCTAAAAATTTCAATTTGAATTTAGTAGACAATCTAGAATACAATACCGAACGTCCACCATTGCATATTCCTGAATACGGACGTCATTTTCAAAAAATGGTAGATCATGCCGTTTCCATCACAGATAGGGACGAGAGGAATAAGGTGGCACAATCCATTATTAGTGTAATGGGTAATCTACAACCCCATTTAAGGGATGTCCCGGATTTTCAGCATAAACTATGGGACCAGTTGTTTATTATGTCCGATTTTAAGCTGGACGTGGACTCCCCATTTCCCATAACCTCCAAAGAAGTACTCCAACAACGTCCGGAACCCCTGGAATACCCACAGAACTTTCCGAAATACCGCTTTTACGGAAACAATATAAAGCGCATGATAGATGTGGCCGTGAAGTGGGATAAGGGCGATATGAGGGACGGTTTGGAATATGCCATTGCGAACCACATGAAAAAGTGCTATTTGAACTGGAACAAGGATTCGGTGGAGGATGCAGTTATCTTCCAGCACCTTAAGGAGTTAAGTGATGGTGCCATAGATTTGGCCCCAGATGGTGAGAGCCTTACCGACAGTGGACAGTTTTTACGGAACAAAGCACAAAAATCCAATAGGAGCCACGGCAAGAAAAGCCAAAAGAGCAGTCGAAACAGAAAACGATACTAACTTCTTTTTGTCAATAAATGGGTACATTTAGAATTGAGGGAGGAAAGCAACTGCAAGGAGAAATCATCCCTCAAGGGGCAAAGAACGAGGCACTTCAAATCCTATGTGCCGTTTTACTCACCCCGGAAAAAGTGACCATCCATAATATCCCGGATATTGTTGATGTTAACAAACTCATCTTCCTTTTGGAGGATTTAGGGGTTAAGATCCAAAAGCGGGGTCACGGTTCTTATACGTTTAAAGCGGACGATGTTAATCTGGATTACCTTCAATCCAGCCAATTCAAACAAGATGGAAGGGGCCTAAGGGGGTCCATAATGCTGGTAGGTCCCTTGTTGGGGAGGTTTGGAAAGGGCTACATTCCAAAACCGGGGGGTGATAAAATTGGCAGACGTCGATTGGACACCCACTTTGAGGGTTTCATAAAATTGGGCGCTAAGTTTCGATACAACCGTGAGGAATATTTCTACGGCGTGGAGGCCAAAAGGCTCAAGGGGACCTATATGCTGCTTGATGAAGCTTCGGTAACCGGGACGGCCAATATTGTAATGGCCGCGGTATTGGCAGAGGGAACGACCACCATTTATAATGCGGCCTGTGAGCCCTATCTACAACAATTATGCAAGATGTTGGTACAGATGGGGGCCAAAATTTTCGGGATAGGTTCCAATTTATTGACCATTGAAGGGGTAACCGAGCTTGGGGGTACCGAACATACCATGCTTCCGGATATGATCGAAATTGGAAGCTGGATTGGATTGGCAGCGATGACCAGAAGTGAATTGACCATCAAAAACGTAAGTTGGGAAAACTTGGGCCAAATCCCCAGCGCCTTTAAACGCTTGGGAATACAAATGGAATTGATAGGGGACGATATTCATATTCCAAAGCACGACAAAGGGTACGAAATCCAGAATTTCATAGATGGATCCATCATGACCATCGCAGATGCGCCGTGGCCGGGCCTTACGCCCGATCTATTGAGCATATTGCTGGTGGTTGCCACCCAGGCCAGGGGAGAGGTGGTCATCCATCAAAAAATGTTTGAAAGCCGACTGTTCTTTGTGGATAAACTGTTGGATATGGGGGCTAAGATCATTCTTTGTGATCCCCATAGGGCCACGGTCATTGGTCACGATTTTAAATCCACCTTAAAGGCAACTACGATGACCTCCCCGGATATACGTGCAGGAGTGTCCTTGTTAATAGCTGCATTGTCCGCAAAAGGGACTTCTACCATCCACAATATAGAACAGATAGATAGGGGCTATGAAAATATTGACGAGCGATTACGTGCCATAGGCGCTGAAATTGTGAGGGTTTAGTCCTCTCTTTTTCCGGTAATCAGGAATTCGTCCAGTGCGCTGTGCAAATCATCCCCTTTATTACTGTTGGTGAAAACAATGAATCCCGTATTTAGTTCCGAGTATATTTTAAATTGACACTTAAAGTCACCATTGTTCCCCCCATGGCCAAAAGCAGGGCCAGAAGGAGTTTCCTCCAAGGCAATACCCAGACCAAAATATTCCTTCCATTCCTCGTTTGTTGAATCGGAATCAATTTCGGTTTGGATGGCAAACATGTTTTCATAGGTTTCCGGTTGTAAGCCCTTTTTTTCCAATAGGCCCAATGCAAAACTGGCGAAAGCCTTGGCTTCGGTATGCATGCTCCATGCCATTCCCGGTTCTTTGGGCAAATCGGAACGTGTAGGGAACTTCCCAATGTGGCCATTGGCGACCACGGTCTTTAAATAATCGTTTTCAGAGAAGTAGGTATTGGTTAATCCCAACGGGCTCAGGACCTCTTCCGCTAGTACGGTCTCAACGTCCTTATCCGTTATTTTGGCAACCACACGCTTTAAATACTCAAAACCTTCCCCGGAATAGCCATAAGCGGTACCTGGGGTAAATTTAATGTCGATTTTTCCATCCTCGTTCATCCAGGCCCAATTGGGAAAACCTGTTTGGTGGGAAAGAACGTGTCTGGCCGTAATGAGTTTATA
The sequence above is a segment of the Muricauda sp. SCSIO 64092 genome. Coding sequences within it:
- the fmt gene encoding methionyl-tRNA formyltransferase — its product is MASNKEKGMLRIVFMGTPDFAVQGLSRLVETGYTVVGVITAPDKPAGRGRKLNESAVKRYAVQMGLKVLQPTNLKDASFLEELKALKPNLQIVVAFRMLPKVVWELPEFGTFNLHASLLPQYRGAAPINWAIINGERETGVTTFFIDEKIDTGEIIQQKKTKIDPGEDAGSLHDRLMHLGADLILETVGAIESGAVRTKKQPQSKNLKQAPKIFKEDCKIDWSLPLDRLFNFIRGLSPYPAAWTDFSNGDESTTLKIFAVGKEYEQHQHKVGAFVVSKNHLKIAVKDGFLQLLEVQFPGKRKMEIKELLNGLKVHKDAHVL
- a CDS encoding ATP-dependent DNA helicase RecQ, with product MKGSPEHILQKFWGHENFRGSQQEIIRSLLQGKDALVLMPTGSGKSICFQVPALVREGICIVVSPLIALIENQIQVLKQKGIKTIGLTGSIPQREMDALLDNCIHGNYKFLYLSPERLHQSLVRERIQQMPVNFIAIDEAHCISEWGHDFRPAYRKCSILRELHPNIPMIALTATATKKVADDIVDNLQMQSAKVFRDSFERKNIEFRIENREDKGYALKQALKNDGRSAIVYVRTRRDSVLLSKTLNEKNGVATYFHGGLSDFGKKERLEAWLTDKVRIMVATNAFGMGVDKPDVGTVIHYQLPDSIENYYQEAGRAGRDGKPAKAILLLNENDIERSKKQFQDSIPNVAFVKKVYKKLNSNFQIAYGEGSGESFGLNFNEFCNHYGLHTRKTYTAIKLLDQNGIISVSETSQNTTSIQFTAHKRELFHWMEQHGKMGHIVQVLLRTYGGVFEFETKINLSLLATKAQESVKFVLHTLEKINQDGLATFVFSQQDLKIVFLRPREDDATINTIAANIEKLNRTKRMKLQSMIAYSRNKKRCRLGFLLDYFDEKMVEPCGKCDVCTTNGQHGRNGSDIKAAIMGILNGGDKTSRELVASTAFREIDVLNALKELLEDEALVLKTNNTYGIQ
- a CDS encoding AAA family ATPase, which gives rise to MKVKRIVITGAPGTGKTVVVQELEKLGFHCYHEIIRDMTAKAKQTETKNKMVSNPLVFVNDPMEFNKTLLYGREKHFNESLGRRETMCFFDRGIPDVLAYMDFFGQKYPSDFEGLSRQKRYDAIFVLPPWKAIYVSDNERLESFEEAEKLHHHLMETYIRFGYSPIIVPKASIRERTSFILDTLPK
- a CDS encoding DUF493 family protein, whose translation is MEGNNSDEFYTRLREQLWENTKWPANYLYKFIVPTDKKKIEQIHSIFDNTGAVIESKKSKKGTYTSISVTVHLKNPDEVIKKYKEVSIIEGVISL
- a CDS encoding DUF4290 domain-containing protein, with amino-acid sequence MNLVDNLEYNTERPPLHIPEYGRHFQKMVDHAVSITDRDERNKVAQSIISVMGNLQPHLRDVPDFQHKLWDQLFIMSDFKLDVDSPFPITSKEVLQQRPEPLEYPQNFPKYRFYGNNIKRMIDVAVKWDKGDMRDGLEYAIANHMKKCYLNWNKDSVEDAVIFQHLKELSDGAIDLAPDGESLTDSGQFLRNKAQKSNRSHGKKSQKSSRNRKRY
- the murA gene encoding UDP-N-acetylglucosamine 1-carboxyvinyltransferase, translating into MGTFRIEGGKQLQGEIIPQGAKNEALQILCAVLLTPEKVTIHNIPDIVDVNKLIFLLEDLGVKIQKRGHGSYTFKADDVNLDYLQSSQFKQDGRGLRGSIMLVGPLLGRFGKGYIPKPGGDKIGRRRLDTHFEGFIKLGAKFRYNREEYFYGVEAKRLKGTYMLLDEASVTGTANIVMAAVLAEGTTTIYNAACEPYLQQLCKMLVQMGAKIFGIGSNLLTIEGVTELGGTEHTMLPDMIEIGSWIGLAAMTRSELTIKNVSWENLGQIPSAFKRLGIQMELIGDDIHIPKHDKGYEIQNFIDGSIMTIADAPWPGLTPDLLSILLVVATQARGEVVIHQKMFESRLFFVDKLLDMGAKIILCDPHRATVIGHDFKSTLKATTMTSPDIRAGVSLLIAALSAKGTSTIHNIEQIDRGYENIDERLRAIGAEIVRV